A region of Nostoc sp. 'Peltigera membranacea cyanobiont' N6 DNA encodes the following proteins:
- a CDS encoding NAD(P)H-quinone oxidoreductase subunit 4: MNIANFPWLTTIILFPIAASLLLPIIPDKEGKTVRWYSLIVGLIDFALIVYAFYTGYDFSNPDLQLVESYPWVPQLGLNWSVGADGLSMPLIILTGFITTLAILAAWPVTFKPKLFFFLILAMYGGQIAVFAVQDMLLFFLVWELELVPIYFLLSIWGGKRRQYAATKFILYTAGGSLFILLSALTMGFYGDTVTFDMRAIALKDFALNFQLALYAGFLIAYAVKLPIIPLHTWLPDAHGEATAPVHMLLAGILLKMGGYALVRMNAQMLPDAHAYFAPVLVVLGVVNIIYAALTSFAQRNLKRKIAYSSISHMGFVMIGIASFTDLGLSGAVLQMVSHGLIGASLFFLVGATYDRTHTLMLDEMGGVAKRMPKIFAMFTTCSMASLALPGMSGFVAELMVFVGFATSDAYSSTFKVIVVFLMAVGVILTPIYLLSMLREIFYGEENKELVSHQALIDAEPREVFIIACLLIPIIGIGFYPKLLTQMYDATTVQLTARLRDSVPTLALQKDDALKVSLSAPEIGN; this comes from the coding sequence ATGAATATAGCTAATTTTCCGTGGCTGACGACGATTATTCTGTTTCCGATAGCCGCGTCGCTACTTCTTCCCATCATCCCTGACAAAGAAGGCAAAACAGTGCGCTGGTACTCCCTCATCGTGGGGCTGATAGATTTTGCACTAATTGTTTATGCTTTTTATACTGGGTATGATTTCTCCAATCCAGATTTGCAGTTGGTGGAAAGTTACCCCTGGGTACCACAATTGGGTTTGAATTGGTCAGTAGGGGCTGATGGCTTATCCATGCCCCTAATTATTTTGACTGGATTCATTACCACGCTGGCGATTTTAGCAGCTTGGCCTGTCACCTTCAAGCCCAAGCTATTTTTCTTCTTGATTTTGGCGATGTATGGCGGTCAAATTGCCGTGTTCGCTGTCCAGGATATGCTGTTATTTTTCCTGGTGTGGGAACTGGAACTAGTACCGATATACTTCCTGCTGTCGATTTGGGGAGGCAAAAGGCGACAATATGCAGCGACCAAATTCATTTTATACACCGCCGGCGGTTCGCTGTTTATTTTGCTGTCTGCCCTGACAATGGGATTTTACGGCGATACGGTGACGTTTGACATGAGAGCGATCGCCTTAAAAGATTTCGCCCTGAATTTCCAACTTGCCCTCTATGCTGGCTTCCTAATTGCCTACGCCGTCAAGTTGCCGATTATTCCCTTGCACACGTGGCTACCTGATGCCCACGGTGAAGCTACAGCCCCCGTACACATGTTATTAGCAGGTATTCTCCTGAAAATGGGCGGTTACGCCTTAGTTCGGATGAATGCCCAAATGCTCCCCGATGCCCACGCTTATTTTGCGCCAGTGTTAGTGGTTTTGGGGGTAGTTAATATCATCTACGCTGCCTTGACATCCTTTGCCCAGCGAAACCTGAAGCGAAAAATTGCCTACTCTTCAATTTCTCACATGGGCTTTGTGATGATTGGTATTGCCTCGTTCACCGATTTGGGATTGAGTGGGGCAGTATTGCAAATGGTTTCCCACGGGTTAATTGGGGCGAGTTTGTTCTTCCTGGTTGGCGCAACTTACGATCGCACCCACACCCTGATGTTGGATGAAATGGGCGGTGTTGCGAAGAGAATGCCGAAGATTTTCGCCATGTTCACCACCTGTTCGATGGCTTCTTTGGCACTGCCAGGGATGAGCGGTTTCGTGGCAGAATTAATGGTATTTGTCGGCTTTGCTACTAGCGATGCTTATAGCTCTACCTTCAAAGTCATTGTGGTGTTTTTGATGGCAGTGGGAGTAATTTTAACTCCGATTTATCTGTTGTCGATGTTACGAGAAATTTTCTACGGAGAAGAGAACAAGGAATTAGTTTCTCACCAAGCTTTGATAGATGCTGAACCGCGTGAAGTATTTATCATTGCCTGTTTGTTAATTCCAATTATTGGTATTGGTTTCTATCCGAAATTGCTGACTCAGATGTATGACGCCACAACTGTACAATTGACGGCAAGATTGCGTGATTCCGTGCCGACATTAGCATTGCAAAAAGACGACGCATTAAAGGTTTCTTTGAGTGCGCCGGAGATTGGTAATTAA
- a CDS encoding addiction module protein encodes MTLEQLEAEVLALPKDSQVILLARLLERLGQESGIDQEIAASWAEEAQKRDEDMNTNQITGIPAEEVFQRVRASL; translated from the coding sequence ATGACCCTTGAACAGCTTGAAGCCGAAGTTCTTGCACTTCCAAAAGATTCTCAAGTGATTTTATTAGCAAGATTACTGGAAAGATTGGGTCAAGAAAGTGGAATAGATCAAGAAATTGCGGCTAGTTGGGCTGAAGAAGCCCAGAAGCGTGATGAAGATATGAACACCAATCAAATTACTGGTATTCCGGCTGAAGAAGTGTTTCAACGAGTTCGTGCATCTTTATAA
- a CDS encoding NAD(P)H-quinone oxidoreductase subunit 5: MEVIYQYAWLIPVFPLFGAMLVGLGLISLNQVTNRLRQLNAVVIISMMAAAMVLSVALLWSQIQGHATYTRTFEWAAAGNFHLSMGYTIDHLTALMLVIVTTVACLVMVYTDGYMAHDPSYVRFYAYLSLFGSSMLGLVVSPNLVQVYVFWELVGMCSYLLVGFWFDRKAAADAAQKAFVTNRVGDFGLLLGILGLFWATGSFDFNIMGDRLAQLVESGSISNFLAVLLAILVFLGPVAKSAQFPLHVWLPDAMEGPTPISALIHAATMVAAGVFLIARMYPVFEGVPVAMNVIAFTGAFTAFLGATIAITQNDIKKGLAYSTISQLGYMVMAMGIGSYSAGLFHLMTHAYFKAMLFLGSGSVIHGMEGVVGHDPALAQDMRLMGGLRKYMPVTSITFLIGCLAISGIPPFAGFWSKDEILGKAFEANPFLWMIGWLTAGITAFYMFRMYFMTFEGKFRGTDEKIKQKLKSAAATIVLELESAEPAPNFGPGAMKKGELAATSEHHDSHDSHGHHSDSPHESPWTMTLPLALLAVPSILIGLVGTPYANYFEEFIFPPSETLSEVIEKASEFNPTEFYIMAGASVGISLIAITLASLMYLRRKIDPAAIAAQIKPLYELSLNKWYFDDIYHRVFVLGLRRLARQVMEVDFRVVDGAVNLTGFFTLVSGEGLKYLENGRAQFYALIVFGAVLGLVIVFGVT; this comes from the coding sequence GTGCTGTCGGTTGCCTTGCTCTGGAGTCAAATTCAAGGACACGCGACTTATACCCGCACCTTTGAGTGGGCAGCAGCAGGTAATTTTCACCTGAGCATGGGCTACACTATCGACCACCTGACAGCCCTAATGCTGGTGATTGTCACAACGGTAGCCTGCTTAGTCATGGTTTACACCGATGGCTACATGGCTCACGATCCCAGTTACGTGAGGTTTTACGCCTATCTCAGTTTGTTTGGCTCCTCAATGTTAGGTCTGGTGGTCAGCCCCAACCTAGTACAGGTTTATGTATTTTGGGAATTAGTGGGAATGTGTTCCTACTTGCTGGTCGGCTTTTGGTTCGATCGCAAGGCAGCAGCCGATGCCGCTCAAAAAGCGTTTGTAACTAACCGCGTCGGCGACTTTGGTTTGTTACTAGGCATTTTGGGGCTATTCTGGGCGACGGGAAGCTTTGATTTTAATATCATGGGCGATCGCCTCGCCCAACTCGTGGAATCAGGTTCTATCAGCAATTTTCTCGCTGTCCTGTTAGCGATTTTAGTTTTCTTAGGCCCAGTGGCGAAATCAGCCCAATTCCCCCTCCACGTCTGGCTACCAGATGCGATGGAAGGCCCCACCCCCATTTCTGCCTTGATTCACGCAGCAACAATGGTGGCGGCGGGTGTTTTCCTAATTGCCCGGATGTACCCAGTATTTGAAGGCGTTCCAGTTGCAATGAACGTCATTGCCTTTACTGGGGCGTTTACGGCGTTTTTGGGGGCAACCATTGCCATTACCCAAAACGACATCAAAAAGGGCTTGGCTTACTCCACCATTTCCCAACTTGGTTACATGGTGATGGCGATGGGCATAGGTTCCTACAGTGCTGGATTATTCCACCTGATGACCCACGCCTATTTTAAGGCGATGCTGTTCTTGGGTTCAGGTTCAGTAATTCACGGTATGGAAGGTGTCGTTGGACACGACCCCGCCTTAGCGCAAGATATGCGGCTGATGGGCGGATTGCGGAAATATATGCCCGTCACCTCAATTACATTTTTGATTGGTTGCTTGGCAATTTCTGGGATTCCACCTTTCGCTGGCTTCTGGTCAAAAGATGAAATTCTGGGGAAAGCTTTTGAGGCTAACCCATTTCTTTGGATGATTGGCTGGCTAACTGCCGGGATTACTGCTTTCTACATGTTTAGAATGTATTTCATGACATTTGAAGGCAAATTCCGGGGTACTGACGAGAAAATCAAGCAAAAACTCAAAAGTGCTGCGGCGACAATTGTCCTGGAATTAGAGTCAGCAGAACCAGCCCCGAATTTTGGGCCTGGGGCGATGAAGAAAGGAGAATTGGCTGCCACTAGTGAGCATCATGATTCCCATGACTCTCACGGGCATCACAGCGACTCCCCCCATGAATCGCCGTGGACAATGACCCTACCTTTGGCACTGCTAGCAGTGCCTTCGATTTTGATTGGTTTGGTGGGAACTCCCTACGCCAATTATTTTGAAGAGTTTATCTTTCCTCCTAGCGAAACCCTTTCCGAAGTTATAGAAAAGGCTTCCGAGTTCAATCCCACGGAATTTTACATCATGGCGGGGGCTTCAGTCGGAATTTCTTTAATTGCGATTACCCTGGCTTCGCTGATGTATTTGCGCCGTAAAATTGATCCAGCTGCGATCGCTGCTCAAATCAAACCACTTTACGAGTTATCGCTCAACAAGTGGTACTTTGATGACATTTACCATCGGGTTTTTGTCCTCGGCTTGCGTCGCCTAGCTAGACAAGTTATGGAAGTTGACTTCCGCGTTGTCGATGGTGCTGTTAACCTCACAGGCTTTTTCACCCTTGTTAGCGGTGAAGGTCTGAAGTACCTAGAAAACGGTCGCGCTCAATTCTATGCCTTGATTGTATTTGGGGCGGTTTTGGGTTTAGTGATTGTCTTTGGTGTTACCTGA
- a CDS encoding type II toxin-antitoxin system HicA family toxin has protein sequence MKRRDLISKLEEMGCIFVRHGGKHDWYQNPITKISQAVPRHREIKEQLAKHIIKMLNDEAG, from the coding sequence ATGAAACGAAGAGACTTAATCAGTAAACTTGAAGAAATGGGTTGTATCTTCGTTCGTCATGGTGGTAAACATGATTGGTATCAGAATCCAATAACAAAAATTTCTCAAGCTGTTCCTAGACATAGGGAAATTAAGGAGCAACTTGCAAAACATATTATTAAGATGCTTAACGATGAAGCAGGCTAA
- a CDS encoding type II toxin-antitoxin system HicB family antitoxin has product MTKKKYIYWQDDDMWLGYLEEYPDYWTQGETEEELRENLLDIYNELTSGTIQNIRRVAELEVS; this is encoded by the coding sequence ATGACAAAGAAGAAATACATTTACTGGCAAGATGATGATATGTGGTTAGGTTATCTCGAAGAATATCCTGACTATTGGACTCAGGGTGAAACCGAAGAGGAACTAAGAGAAAATCTACTCGATATTTACAATGAATTAACAAGTGGAACTATCCAAAATATTCGTAGAGTTGCAGAACTTGAAGTTTCATGA